From the genome of Diorhabda carinulata isolate Delta chromosome 2, icDioCari1.1, whole genome shotgun sequence:
AAATCGTTCAAAATAGTGGTTAGTGGACTCAGTGGATAGTAATAGTATATATTTgcataaaaactataatttgaaCATATATATAATTGAACACAATTAAAACTAAGACAACCTACCTGTAAAAGGCAACAGTGGTGtttcttattatatttaaaGGACCCTTTTGGAAACCCTCCAAGTCCCTTAAAACTACTCCTGAAGAATCCGAAGGTACCTTGGGATGAAGGGAATTTGATTTTGACCAATTATTCTCAAACTTGACAAAATGATGGTTAATTAAAAGTCTCAATGAGCACGAAATTCCAAAACCCTCACCAAACCCCCAAAATTACCCCTGAAAAGTTCAAGGGTACCGTAAGAGAACTGGTTTCGGTCAATTTTATGATTCTATATCTTTAAGGTTCTCTATGATTTCTAATGTGAGTTGAGGAAAATCTGAAATTGCATAATGATCTAAGGGTATATATTGATTCTGTACATTTGTCGATAATTACCCCGGTAATTCCTCCTAGAGTACCTTTGGAAATTCAGGGGTTGCGGGTTTCGTGGCAATTAAGACTTTTAATCAACTTTCTTCAAACGATCATTGTGCCAAGTTTCAGTAAAATTTCTAATCAAAACTCAATTTCCATAATGATTGTGCGGGGTCCTTTGActcaattttatttcgaaaaccTCTCATATTTAAGAAAATCCACCGATTCTTACaacattgtaaataattttatttccaacttatttcttctttttggaAATCACAAAATAGCTCGAATGTTATAGCTAAACGGAAATTTTTGACTATTTTAAATGTGTCTGACGTTTCTTCTTTCACAATTCTTTCTTAATAGGGATGTATACGTATATAGAAAAAGACACCTAATTATGTTAACGTCAAtacttcaaatttgtttttatccAGGGACGTAACGCATTTTTTTAGCAAAGCCGAAACAATATGATTTTGTATTTAACAACTTCAAAACTGAAATTGTTtcaagaaattcataaaaatcttGGTTAATCCGTTCCGCATAACAAGGTTAAGGTTCAAGtagtaatattcaaaaatttgcaaaatattttattatataactgacactgaaaaaaatgtatatacatCGTTGTATTTATAtgttaaacaaatattaaaaatagcttattgATAATGGCGTTGATCgtaacatttatataaataaaattataaaataggaacttgtaaaaatttctattcatataaaaaaaaaagtatggaGTTGTTTTAAATAGTACTATTAACCgaaatttttgcattcaaatatGGGAATAATCCTCCAATAACGATTCCCCATATCTAACGACGATATAATCGTGATAATACATCATAATACAAAGAGGTTGTCCTAAAATGATTGAAGCCCAAAATACTAAATTACCAAAGCGTGGTCCGTAAGCCTTTTCGATAGCTTTAGAAAAATGGGATAGCGGTACTTGAGCCATCATACCCATAAACGCCCATATTTTATAAGTTTTCAAAGGTACACTAACCATATATTCGTGGAAAAATGCGCTGATGAAAAACACCGCAAGACTAGCTAACGATTTACCGTAACCCATTTCAATTAACGGAAAATATAAATGTCTCAACGCCCATCTATGGACGGGTAAGTTCCAATTCCTCCAAAAACTATCTATGTTGTTGCAATTCCACCAATCACCGTAGAAACTTCTATCGgcaaaatgtaaaatttcacCCAATAGATTCAACCACGAATGGAACATGATGTAAAACATACACAACCACGCGAGGTGGTTGGGAATCTACAATACAATTCAAAAAGGTAATAAAACCACCCGCCACTGGTGGAATTTTCACAAAACACAAAagaatttacaaataatatcgatatgttaaaaaatctttataagTAGTAAATGAGAATTTGACTAAATGTGGCAACAGTGTAGGCTATTGGAATTAAATCGACTAGACTTTTGtagagatttttcaaattaattgctatcatttttcataaaaaaagtgtCTCTAAATGTCTTCAAATAGATTTGGATAATTAACACActaaaataagaagaattacTTAACCCCCACAGTATATGatacttgcatggtttgagaaaaaaatagttttgaatagtttatatacaacttcTATTATAATTTCTTAGTTTATATAATCGAAAAGAACTGCTAGTTTTTGTAATTCAAAAAACCAGTTCAAAAAGTGAATTAGCAAGTACTAAATTCCAATAAACCGTCCACAAACTCAAAAACACCAAATTAGTGTGGAAACACAAGATAGTAAGAAGtaggaataataaaaaagaaaaacacgaAAATTGAGAAAGTAATTGAAGATTAAGGTGATGTAAATTTGACATAAAGTAATTTCTACTTACCGCCAATTTCAATAGTCTTTCCGTTGCTTTCGTATAATCCATGTTGCTAAACGGAATGAGGGAATTTTTTACAGACGGAATCATGTACTGTTGTATAACGCAAAAAATCAATTGCGTCCCTAATACTACTTCGATAATCCTTTTAATCAAAAATCTCTTTCTAATCCTTTCAGTTTTAGGAAAATTCAATTCGTAACAAAGCGTAGGCGccaatagaaaataataaatatctttaagATTCAAATTATCGGGATATTGCACTAATTTTAGATCTTCTAAAGAATCTTCTCTACCATCACTATCTAGAAATATAACCCGATGAATATTATTCGATACTTAATCTTTTTACatacttttccttttccttAAATTGTTATAAGACATCGACTGTCTCCTTAAACTACTTTTGTTGTTCAACCTGGCGAGTCTACACCACATGTTCACCTGAACGTACGaccataattttaaaaataagatacTGTATAATGTAGTTACTGTAGAAGCACCAACTACGACGAAATTATaagatttataataattttgatttataatttttaaattacctAAACTAAAACCGTCTTTAACGTGTATAACAGCCATCGGAAGTAAATTTAATGCTATGAGATTTACTACGTGAACAAACATACCGACGTGATTGGGAATAATTTcctaaaaaaatcgattttaaccGAAATTAATTGTTCCCTAGCATAAGGAACTTACCACAGCCAAACCTTTTTCAGTTAAAAGGCACAACATTACAGGCACACAAGAATCTACGGAAATAATatagtaagaaaataaaaatcttcaaaatttgattatttacacATTATTAAAACGATAGACGGATGTTCGGATCCAGAATCATCTTGACCAGTTAATATATACAACCATTGAATTGGATCTATTCTTATACCGTAtctgtaatgaaattttttctttcgaaatatatgttattatttGAGATGAGTACCTACTTGATAAAATTTTCCAGTAACAGTCTTATACCTCCTATGGAAAGTAATAGAAATGCCCAATTTACAAAACCCGTGAAATTATCAAAGCCCGAATTCCAAGAAAACAAAGAATCTCTTGGTTTATGACACCTAAAATATATTCtcataataacaataaattccTCAAATATCTCGAAACTTATTCTATGAAATAATCGAGAAATAATTcctcaataatatttatttattagtatatattattagaaaaaaaaagtgtatttaatACACAAATCATTTCCTTACGGTTTATCAGGCTGATTTTTTCTAGCTTTCTGTTCTTCAGCTTGTATTTCTTCGGCTCTTGTAACACTTTTCGTTCTTCGATGCATTCTTTCTACCTGTTCAGacataatttctaaaaaaaaaatatcgaattgttTTCACTACAACagattgaatttaataaaatctccTCATGTGGAATTAACTAATAACTTGTCGATTCGTTGGCTTATGACCTTTAACAATTTTATCATTGCTTATCTTAGTAGACAACTTGTAATTATTTAGATATAGATTTCCTGACGCACCTCTTTATATTTTAACTTTAGACAGAACATAACCTATTTCTtggttataataattatatatatgatGCCAAGTTAACTACTACAAAAGTTTtcgaatttaaataataaaagttcgATTTAAAAACACTTTACGTAAATATCATAATTTTGGAGGAACGTAAAGTAAAAgcgttttattatatttagatcgaatataaataaacataacatttttattttatttcaattgtagAAAAGATTAATAACTTAATTGTTGGATATAGTGATAATTCGTGATATATGACAACATCGcttctttatataaaatttcctGTTATGAAAATTTATCGACACATTTAATGTTTATGTTAATcgatgtttataattattataaacaacgaTATATTAGTATCAatgcaaataatatatttcaaaaataacgtACGCTAAACAACTGCATTCACGATGTGAATTTACTATttgtagaaaaacgtttttgtttaaaatattcttgaaattattaaaaacaagatTTACAACTCTGTAATTATACCTACAATGTGTACACCGGTGTAAATACATAAAATGTGggttataaaaaaacttttttagcaaaaaataaaattagttattgTTATCAGAAAGTTAATGATTAATCCATATTTCATGCCAAgtactattttcattttacgaAATCTATGATTTAATTTCTATGTTATatgttttcgttttatttaaGTAAACGTCGGTATGGGAAAGAACGTCcttcattttctatatctatactgcgcatgatTGAGAGTGCGCAGAACCGAACTTACcgtaatttttagaaataaaaataattggtatTTACAACGTTTATTAATTTGTGAGTGTTATTcactaaaataattatagaaatggaatataataattgatattttgtccttgaaacgaaaatttttaaataatttgaatacgtTTCATCATTTATTCAACCTgacgttctttttttttttttaattactccatCCTCTTTTAGATATTTAATGACGCACGAAACCTTcgatattatatttgaataatatttacattaacAATTTGCTTGGTAAAACAAAAAGAGGGAAAATTCGACGATACGagttatattataatatatattttattcgaaTCGATAAACGAAGTAACCATAGAAACGCGATTCCCGCTATCAATATCCAAAGCACCACAGCCGAATGACACGACAAACGACACCGCGATTGGCGTTGTCCAGAAATGGAAAACATTCACATATTCAAAAAGGTAATCTAATAAATATAATCGAAGTAGGCAGGCACTTCGCCTTGATTGCTTGATAGTCGAAATCAATTAGATTAAGTAGGCTATTTGAATGGCGTACGGCATGATGTTTTTAGCTATTATACctttacatgtttttattaATCGTGCGTATGTATTCGAACGTTTTAATTCAGTCAAGTTTTACTCGAAGAaagatatttattcataaaattgtgTTTGTTTATGTAGTCGCGGTACGATTTTGCACGTTAATTACGAGGGTGTCgatgaaaatagttatttataaatttttagagaatGGTGTATCCTGAACAATTAATTTTAGACCAAGTCGTCAATAAAAACGTTCAAAACGCTTCTTCGTGGTGTAGCGAACCGCTAGAAAAAAATAGCAATAATATTTTCGTTCGAGACGATTCTATTAAAGATAAATACGATGAAAGTTCATATAAAAATGGTGGAATTCATCAAAAGTGagtaatatttacaaaaaaaaaaattttaaatcgcATATGGAACTTTAATTTTAGTACGGCCAACAGGCAATTTATTCAAGACCGTATAAGACATTTGGTGGACGCTTTTTCTACCAGAGCTCAGGCCGCTCGAGAAAGTATAGTAACTCCCGCTACTCCTTCTTCGATAAGCAGCAGAGAAACCGTCGTCGATCAACAAACTACGGTTTCGATAAAACCTAAATTAAGTATTTCCTTTTCTGATAAATACGTCGAAGATTATACCGAAATAAATAACGGAAGATCGGATTTTTTCAGACATTTCGGTAAGCGGATTCTTCCaattctaatataaatatacaaatatttgtgTCAAACCATCTACGTATATTATAAATACGAGGGTCGCTACACgatcaccattaaaaatgtcaaatgtcaacgtcagataatttaacataaacgaatcggtgttgccatatcaAACGTCGGTATGGGAAAGAACGTCcttcattttctatatctatactgcgcatgatTGAGAGTGCGCAGAACcgaactttattaataattaccttaaaaagtgagtttttttctttttggttattaatatttcacaaGTCTCGTTGGTAAAATTCGTAAAGTTGAATATCACTTACcgttatttttagaaataaaagtaattgGTATTTACAACGTTTATTAATTTGTGAGTGTTAGATGATTTGACATAAACGAatcggtgttgccatatcaAACGTCGGTATGGGAAAGAACGTCcttcattttctatatctatactgcgcatgatTGAGAGTGCGCAGAACCGAACTTTACGAATTTAACCAACGAGACttgtgaaatattaataaccaaaaagaaaaaaaactcactttttaaggtaattattaataaattcgaATATCACTTACcgtaatttttagaaataaaaataattggtatTTACAACGTTTATTAATTGGTGAGTGTTAGATGATTTGACATTAACGAatcggtgttgccatatcaCGAAACTTGATTAGTAACTAGATATTTCATTCGACAGATAAGAAAATAATCGATCCGAACGGCCATTTTTACATAATATGGATGTGCGTAGCCGCCGTATCAGTTTTCTACAACGCGTGGGTGATTCCTTTAAGAAGTACGTTTCCATATCAAACGAAGGACAATCGTCCGATCTGGATGGCCTTCGATTATTTCGCCGATTTGATTTATTCGATCGATATGGTTTTCGTACAACCGCGAGTTAAATATTTGAACGAAGGGTTTTGGGTTACCGATATCAAATTACTAAGGGCCaattatattaaaagtaaaagaTTCAAGGTAAACTCCTCGATATTAATTTTATCGTTCTATGTACAATTgtattatttggtttttttttagcTGGATTTGTTGTCGCTGTTGCCGTTAGATTTTCTCTATATTGTTTGGGGACCGGAATTCGTAATATTACGTTTTCCGAGATTTTTTAAATGTCACACGTTTTGGGAATGTTTCAGTTTGGTGGACAAATTGTTATCGAATCCTTACGTTATACGCATTTCGAGGACTTTGATGTACATGATGTACCTGATACATTTAAACGCGTGCGCGTATTATTCGTTTTCCGCTTGGGGAGGCATAGGTAGCAATAATTTCGTCTATAACGGAAAAGGAAACGCCTACATAAAATGTTTCTATTTCGCCACAAAGACCGCAACTTCTATAGGTTAGTTGAATTAAACGTTTTATTTATTGGCAATATGGGGGTAATGTACGTTTGTCGTTTAAGGTAAAAACCCTAAACCCACCCAAGAAATCGAATACATGTTTATGACTTTCTCTTGGTTGATGGGCGTATTCGTTTTCGCGCTTCTCATCGGTCAAATACGCGATATCATATCGACGGCCAACAGATGCAAGACTGAGTATCGAAAATTAGTCAACGAAACGTTGGAATATATGCGCAGATTGAATTTACCGCAAGATATGCAGCGCAGGGTACAATTATGGTTCAACTACACTTGGGAAACTCAAAGGACATTAGGTAAatcgaattttttgtttttaattgtttggaAAAACCAATATTACGAAACATTTGATAagaattcttcttctttaataatatttaggTATAGCGTTTTGTACATCTTCTAATTTGACAAGAATATAACCTATCTAAGTCGTCTGTATGTTTATCACTAGttaatcattaattaataacgaaaaatataaatatagacAGCTTACCTTTGCCTTAATTACACCACTGGCAAAAAAAATACCCAAATTCACTTTAAAAACAACGAAATTCGTTTTACGTTAATAATAATCAGCCGGACCTGTGTTATTAGACATCCAAAATGGCCGGTGTGTAGTGAAGTTAGCTGATTGTCGGTTAGCGTTGccaattataaaatataaaaactactAATGGTGGTCGAACTTAACGATTGGTGTAATATACCAAATATTTCCCTATTTTCGAACGTCTCTGAATTAAAATTACACTTGGCAATTACAACATTGCCAagttttgtgatgatttttatgTTAAAGTTACATATTTAATTACATAGGAAATACaagataatatttaataaaaaaaatatatatatctttaAAAAGAGTTTAGTATTTCGTCtctctacagggtgtttcaaaaaaagatgattacatctctaggatagatagaaaattgaataatatttgctcagtaaaaaattttatgtacacattttttacgatttcgCCGTAACTACTGACAACACCGTATTGATACATtcgatgaatttgtttttatatctgactctaatagagggcgctagttaaaCGGTTCgtatattgaacataactttttcaatattagatttattaatcaaaatttcgagTGAACttttacataattaaattttacacactattcgtataaaatttaaatacaatgttgccaataGTTGCggaaaaatcgtaaaaaatgtgtatttttctTCGAAGCCGTTTATCtggaatacggatggcgttacgaaacTTTTTTACTGTgtaaaccccaaatatttttcagttttctatttatCCTAGAGACGATATCagctttttttttgaaacaccctgtatatctaacgtatatatgtatagaatatttaaatttttaaacgaGTTCGATGTTTTGGacgattttttgtttaattcatCCACATGACTCACCGATATTTTGacgtttatcaaaaaatttgatatctgcAGATTTTGACAGGTTCGATTGTCGATCGCAAAGTgtcaaaattgttcaaaatggAAGTTTTCAAGTTCATTCTATGTTGTggacatttttttatctaatttatccACGTGAATCACCGACATattgtgaattttatttaaaaattaacgTGCAGTTGAATGTAACGTAGCTACGCGGGTGGTTTGATAAGTTGAATGTAACGTAGCTACGAGGGTGATTTGATAAGttggtaattttttaaatatacattgACGttcgattatttatttatcgtagatgaaaatattattatggaTTGTCTGCCGCACAAAATGAAAACCGATATCGCCATAAACGTCCATATACAAACATTGAGCAAAGTTAAATTATTCGCCGATTGCGACGAAGCTCTTTTAAGAGAACTGGTTTTGCAATTAAAATCGGTAATATATTTACCCGACGATATAATATGTAGAAAAGGGGATGTCGGTAAAGAAATGTACATAATTCAATCGGGAAAAGTTCAGGTATTTACCGAAATATTTATACATCGggaataaaactattaaaaaaaatatgtatttgtacCTATTCTAGGTCATAGGACCAGACGAAAAACAAGTTCTTGCCACTTTATCCGAAGGTTCCGTATTTGGGGAAATAAGTCTTTTGGGGATACCTGGGATGAATAGAAGAACCGCCGATGTGAGGTAATATTCCCTTATAAATTACACTCTATCTTTTCTTCAACATGTTCGTATCAATTCATCGTCTTTTTATTACATTCTAATCTTTTTCTTTCCTTCAATTCATCCAAAACTTCAAATATCAAGTTATATGTCACGTAAAAACGCCAAACGccaaacgtcaaacgtcactTCAAAGTGTCACATATCATGATAAAACGCCACGTTTCCCATGAAAATGACACGTATCATTCCGAAACGTTTCATTTTGCGTTAAAATGACACGTGTCACAACAAAATGTCACATGACAGGTTAAAATGTGGCACGGTACGATAAAAAGTCACATATCGAGTTTCTTTTATTAACgagttaaaatattattacactGACACGTAAAAACGCCAATTGTCACGTCAAACGTCACTTCAAAGTGTCACATGTCATGGTAAAACGCCACGTTTCCCATGAAAATGACACGTATCATTCCGAAACGTTTCATTTTGCGTTAAAATGACACGTGTCACAACAAAATGTCACATGACAGGTTAAAATGTAGCACGGTACGTTAAAAAGTCACATATCGCGTTTCTTTGATTAGCGAGTtaaaatgttatgaaatttaACAGTTTTACTGTCAAACTATGTATTCAAATATCAAGTTCTATTTTCGAGCTTCGCGTACAAATTTAGATTGATCATATATGTCACATTAAAACGTAATAAGGCACGTAAAAACGCCAATTGTCACGTTAAACGTCAAATGTCACGATAAAATACCCCGTTTCTCACGATAATGACACATGACACATTATTGATATCAACAAAATGAtgtgtttcaatttttattatattcgtAGGTCTCAAggttattcaaatttattcgtATTGAGTAAAGCCGATCTGAATGCGGCTCTATCTCATTATCCCGAAGCTCAAGAATTGCTCAATAAAAAAGCGAAAGTGCTCATGAGAAAAAACGCAGATTTAGAAAGGAAACACAAAGCAATGATTGTTATAAATAATCCGGTATCCCCGGAAAAACAGACGAAATTCTTGAATACAGTTTTACAAGTAAGttcgtttttaataaagaataaaaatcacCTCGAACCAACACTTCCtccacaccctgtataatataatttatttatgttgtataactttcttcttctatttcttacTCGAACCAggcaatctaagaaaacagctgattcacttcaaaatggcggccgtggggtaaacaatcgattttctcATATGTACTAGTTTGagtttttcttggtttttacCGATAGTTTGGTTGTTTTGtattgttctttttttattttacgttgTTAAGCGGACAacacaaatacttttcgaataTATTCCAGTGAAACTAATACAGTTTCAGAAtagttttttccagttttcttaGTAAGCTTTCAAGCATTTTACAAAATCGCAATACTTGTATTTTGTGCTCAAATTATGAGAATCGCCAGGAAATTTCATACTTCCCAAAGTAGCAACTCTTTGGGAAACCATTTCGGAACCACCAAAATAGGAATACTAAGGTTTAAAAACCAACAAATCACGCAGATATTCACTGCAAAAGAATAAGTTTACCCCACGGCAGTCATTTTAGTTGATTGTGACAATTTGTTAGGATTACTCAATTAAACGCGATTAATCCAAAATTCTTATTATTCAAAACGTTCCCTTTTGATAACTACTCAATTTTCATAGATGTTACCAATGTAAATGTCATTGCCTTTAAAAATGGACATAGAATGTTTTGTAGGTTTTACCACCTGATTCGGGGACAAACAGACTTCTCCGATTCGGTAGTCGAGGAAAACCGAGCACGAATCCAGAATACGACAAATTCAAATACAGAAATAGTTTACCGATAATACGAAGCCCTAATGAAAACCTTGAAAATCATTTCGAAGGTAATGTAATCGTTCACCGGACCACGActtgaacatttttaaatatataaagaaatttacgTTCAATTACCTCATTTTATCAGCAGAATGTCGAAATTTTAAAACGGCATGGCAACGCTGcagaaaaaatgtgtaattcTCTAGACATAGATATGCGGAAGTATATAAAGGTTAAAATGTGATACAAGATGGattatttaatgtaaataacaattaaatatattataagacggtatgatataaaataaatattagaaaagttttatttttttatttattatccaaTAATACCAAGTTAAATGTACAcaatatatctcaaattatttttaactaaataagTATGTAAcgacatttttttgatatcaaaaaaaaattataactaaccTTTCAAACGACCCTCGTAACTAAAATGAATTGCAAATATTTGTTACGTGGTAACTAATAACCATTTAGTTGtgcttttttttctttaataagatCCGGAGCACCTATAtcgtattttaaaatatccacAGCTTCCAGCAAGTAAGTTTCCGTGATATTTTCACCATCCTATAAAATAATACAACTAAACATTagttaatttcataattattgtgaatatttaccTTTTTTGAACACGAGAAATAATGACGTTAGGTTATAGTAAGATTTTAGTGATTTgtgacaaattttgattttctagttTATAATATTCTTGTTCAGCAGTTTAAAATCGTCGGGAGAAGTTTAAAAAAGTGACAAGTATCgtaataaatttcgaaattttaaatatataaccGAACAATTACGCATTACATAAATTGACAGTTCTCATTACCAAAGAATTTATAGGTTTGTTCTTAATAGCTGCACTGGTAGAACtagtgtacactaaagcgttATCTAGAGTTAAGACTGTGCAATAAGTGTAATCTGGAAACGGTGGCACTACATCTTGAATGTAAAATCAAAAAGTACAAAATCGTTTTCTATTATTGTGAATACTACAAGGCCCGAATCACATCAAttaacctcaaatacaacaatcaacaaatgctcCATTGCTCTCTGAACTACTCTGGActatatcgttctttgtatccgatcgaactaattctatacactcatgaactggcctACACTGGTCCACTCAGTACAGTTCCGGTGCAGCTACCAAGAGCAAACCTTATGCTTTTTTAATGATGTCTATAATCGATTACTGAGTAAAAAAGCGATCGATTTTCGTTAATTTCGaatgatttttgaattcaaaataaaagaaattttcagGTCTTACTAAATCGAAAATCATTGTGTCACATAGAAATAACTATTTTCgcaatttgttgatttataaatgaaataaatcctgattttaaaaataatcgattatcgTATTG
Proteins encoded in this window:
- the LOC130890960 gene encoding cyclic nucleotide-gated cation channel beta-1 isoform X2, which encodes MENIHIFKKRMVYPEQLILDQVVNKNVQNASSWCSEPLEKNSNNIFVRDDSIKDKYDESSYKNGGIHQNTANRQFIQDRIRHLVDAFSTRAQAARESIVTPATPSSISSRETVVDQQTTVSIKPKLSISFSDKYVEDYTEINNGRSDFFRHFDKKIIDPNGHFYIIWMCVAAVSVFYNAWVIPLRSTFPYQTKDNRPIWMAFDYFADLIYSIDMVFVQPRVKYLNEGFWVTDIKLLRANYIKSKRFKLDLLSLLPLDFLYIVWGPEFVILRFPRFFKCHTFWECFSLVDKLLSNPYVIRISRTLMYMMYLIHLNACAYYSFSAWGGIGSNNFVYNGKGNAYIKCFYFATKTATSIGKNPKPTQEIEYMFMTFSWLMGVFVFALLIGQIRDIISTANRCKTEYRKLVNETLEYMRRLNLPQDMQRRVQLWFNYTWETQRTLDENIIMDCLPHKMKTDIAINVHIQTLSKVKLFADCDEALLRELVLQLKSVIYLPDDIICRKGDVGKEMYIIQSGKVQVIGPDEKQVLATLSEGSVFGEISLLGIPGMNRRTADVRSQGYSNLFVLSKADLNAALSHYPEAQELLNKKAKVLMRKNADLERKHKAMIVINNPVSPEKQTKFLNTVLQVLPPDSGTNRLLRFGSRGKPSTNPEYDKFKYRNSLPIIRSPNENLENHFEGNVIVHRTTT
- the LOC130890960 gene encoding cyclic nucleotide-gated cation channel beta-1 isoform X1, yielding MFLLIVRMYSNVLIQSSFTRRKIFIHKIVFVYVVARMVYPEQLILDQVVNKNVQNASSWCSEPLEKNSNNIFVRDDSIKDKYDESSYKNGGIHQNTANRQFIQDRIRHLVDAFSTRAQAARESIVTPATPSSISSRETVVDQQTTVSIKPKLSISFSDKYVEDYTEINNGRSDFFRHFDKKIIDPNGHFYIIWMCVAAVSVFYNAWVIPLRSTFPYQTKDNRPIWMAFDYFADLIYSIDMVFVQPRVKYLNEGFWVTDIKLLRANYIKSKRFKLDLLSLLPLDFLYIVWGPEFVILRFPRFFKCHTFWECFSLVDKLLSNPYVIRISRTLMYMMYLIHLNACAYYSFSAWGGIGSNNFVYNGKGNAYIKCFYFATKTATSIGKNPKPTQEIEYMFMTFSWLMGVFVFALLIGQIRDIISTANRCKTEYRKLVNETLEYMRRLNLPQDMQRRVQLWFNYTWETQRTLDENIIMDCLPHKMKTDIAINVHIQTLSKVKLFADCDEALLRELVLQLKSVIYLPDDIICRKGDVGKEMYIIQSGKVQVIGPDEKQVLATLSEGSVFGEISLLGIPGMNRRTADVRSQGYSNLFVLSKADLNAALSHYPEAQELLNKKAKVLMRKNADLERKHKAMIVINNPVSPEKQTKFLNTVLQVLPPDSGTNRLLRFGSRGKPSTNPEYDKFKYRNSLPIIRSPNENLENHFEGNVIVHRTTT
- the LOC130890960 gene encoding cyclic nucleotide-gated cation channel beta-1 isoform X3 yields the protein MVYPEQLILDQVVNKNVQNASSWCSEPLEKNSNNIFVRDDSIKDKYDESSYKNGGIHQNTANRQFIQDRIRHLVDAFSTRAQAARESIVTPATPSSISSRETVVDQQTTVSIKPKLSISFSDKYVEDYTEINNGRSDFFRHFDKKIIDPNGHFYIIWMCVAAVSVFYNAWVIPLRSTFPYQTKDNRPIWMAFDYFADLIYSIDMVFVQPRVKYLNEGFWVTDIKLLRANYIKSKRFKLDLLSLLPLDFLYIVWGPEFVILRFPRFFKCHTFWECFSLVDKLLSNPYVIRISRTLMYMMYLIHLNACAYYSFSAWGGIGSNNFVYNGKGNAYIKCFYFATKTATSIGKNPKPTQEIEYMFMTFSWLMGVFVFALLIGQIRDIISTANRCKTEYRKLVNETLEYMRRLNLPQDMQRRVQLWFNYTWETQRTLDENIIMDCLPHKMKTDIAINVHIQTLSKVKLFADCDEALLRELVLQLKSVIYLPDDIICRKGDVGKEMYIIQSGKVQVIGPDEKQVLATLSEGSVFGEISLLGIPGMNRRTADVRSQGYSNLFVLSKADLNAALSHYPEAQELLNKKAKVLMRKNADLERKHKAMIVINNPVSPEKQTKFLNTVLQVLPPDSGTNRLLRFGSRGKPSTNPEYDKFKYRNSLPIIRSPNENLENHFEGNVIVHRTTT
- the LOC130890962 gene encoding diacylglycerol O-acyltransferase 1; the encoded protein is MSEQVERMHRRTKSVTRAEEIQAEEQKARKNQPDKPCHKPRDSLFSWNSGFDNFTGFVNWAFLLLSIGGIRLLLENFIKYGIRIDPIQWLYILTGQDDSGSEHPSIVLIMYSCVPVMLCLLTEKGLAVEIIPNHVGMFVHVVNLIALNLLPMAVIHVKDGFSLVGASTVTTLYSILFLKLWSYVQVNMWCRLARLNNKSSLRRQSMSYNNLRKRKNSDGREDSLEDLKLVQYPDNLNLKDIYYFLLAPTLCYELNFPKTERIRKRFLIKRIIEVVLGTQLIFCVIQQYMIPSVKNSLIPFSNMDYTKATERLLKLAIPNHLAWLCMFYIMFHSWLNLLGEILHFADRSFYGDWWNCNNIDSFWRNWNLPVHRWALRHLYFPLIEMGYGKSLASLAVFFISAFFHEYMVSVPLKTYKIWAFMGMMAQVPLSHFSKAIEKAYGPRFGNLVFWASIILGQPLCIMMYYHDYIVVRYGESLLEDYSHI